Proteins from one Mesorhizobium sp. M9A.F.Ca.ET.002.03.1.2 genomic window:
- the recN gene encoding DNA repair protein RecN — MLSRLSIRDIVLIEKLDIDFSSGLSVLTGETGAGKSILLDALSLALGARGDASLVRHGAAQGQVIAVFDVPRNHPARMLLADNAIEDDGDIILRRVQTADGRTRVFVNDQPSSVTLMRDVGHALVEIHGQHDERALVDPGAHRELLDSFGGHLGAVRATGEAWRHWRACEQEFSRHRAKVEAAAREADYLRAAVAELTKLDPQPGEEADLAELRASMMRTEKIASEIHDAQDVLSGPSSPLPQLASLLRRLQRKVTEAPGLLEDVVKSLDEAMLSLDAAQSGVDAALRATEYDPRRLEQAEERLFSLRAASRKHNVAVDDLAQLRDTMAADLADLDAGEERLHGLEKQAAAAREAYDISAAQLSSLRLAAAVGLTKAVMAELPALKLERAAFIVEMASEAESRMEEGIDQVEFWVRTNPGTRPGPMMKVASGGELSRFLLALKVALADRGSAPTLVFDEIDTGVGGAVADAIGQRLARLSKRVQVLSVTHAPQVAARAATHFLISKSGGADRVATGIAEMDRAARQEEIARMLAGATITDEARAAAERLLRENTAAA, encoded by the coding sequence ATGCTTTCCAGGCTGTCGATCCGCGATATCGTTCTGATCGAGAAGCTGGACATCGACTTTTCGTCCGGCCTTTCGGTGCTGACCGGCGAAACCGGCGCTGGAAAATCCATCCTGCTCGACGCGCTGTCGCTGGCGCTTGGCGCCCGCGGCGACGCTTCGCTGGTGCGTCATGGCGCGGCACAGGGCCAAGTCATCGCCGTGTTCGACGTGCCGCGCAACCATCCTGCCCGCATGCTGCTTGCCGACAACGCCATCGAGGACGATGGCGACATCATCCTACGCCGCGTGCAGACGGCGGATGGCCGTACCCGCGTCTTCGTCAACGACCAACCCTCCAGTGTGACGCTGATGCGCGATGTCGGCCACGCGCTGGTCGAGATCCACGGCCAGCATGACGAGCGCGCCTTGGTCGATCCCGGCGCCCATCGCGAATTGCTTGACAGTTTCGGCGGTCATCTCGGCGCTGTCCGCGCGACCGGCGAGGCATGGCGGCATTGGCGGGCCTGCGAGCAGGAATTTTCGCGACACCGCGCCAAGGTGGAAGCGGCGGCCCGCGAGGCCGACTATCTGCGCGCCGCGGTCGCCGAATTGACGAAGCTCGACCCTCAGCCCGGCGAGGAAGCCGACCTGGCCGAACTGCGTGCCTCGATGATGCGGACGGAAAAGATCGCCTCGGAAATCCATGATGCGCAAGATGTGCTCTCGGGCCCGTCCTCGCCCTTGCCGCAGCTCGCCAGCCTGTTGCGGCGGCTGCAGCGCAAGGTGACCGAGGCGCCCGGCCTGCTCGAGGACGTGGTCAAATCGCTCGACGAGGCGATGCTGTCGCTCGACGCCGCCCAATCGGGCGTGGACGCGGCACTTCGCGCCACCGAATATGATCCGCGGCGGCTGGAACAGGCCGAGGAGCGGCTATTTTCGCTGCGTGCCGCCTCACGCAAGCACAACGTGGCGGTCGACGACCTGGCGCAATTGCGCGACACGATGGCGGCCGATCTCGCCGATCTCGATGCCGGCGAGGAGCGCCTGCACGGGCTGGAAAAGCAGGCCGCCGCCGCGCGCGAAGCCTATGACATTTCCGCGGCGCAACTTTCGTCGCTTCGCCTTGCGGCGGCGGTCGGATTGACCAAGGCGGTGATGGCCGAATTGCCGGCGCTGAAGCTCGAGCGGGCCGCGTTCATCGTCGAGATGGCAAGCGAGGCCGAGAGCCGCATGGAAGAGGGCATCGATCAGGTCGAGTTCTGGGTGCGCACCAATCCCGGCACAAGACCGGGCCCGATGATGAAAGTCGCCTCCGGCGGCGAGCTTTCGCGGTTCCTGCTGGCACTGAAGGTGGCGCTGGCCGACCGCGGCTCGGCGCCGACTTTGGTCTTCGATGAAATCGACACCGGCGTTGGCGGCGCGGTGGCGGACGCCATCGGCCAAAGGCTGGCGCGGCTGTCGAAGCGCGTACAGGTGCTTTCGGTTACGCACGCGCCGCAAGTGGCGGCACGGGCGGCGACACATTTCCTGATCTCCAAATCCGGCGGCGCCGATCGCGTCGCGACCGGCATCGCGGAGATGGACCGGGCGGCGCGCCAGGAAGAGATCGCGCGGATGCTTGCCGGAGCGACCATCACCGACGAGGCGCGCGCGGCGGCCGAGCGGCTGCTGCGCGAGAACACCGCGGCGGCTTAG